A region from the Pseudomonas sp. P8_229 genome encodes:
- the ruvC gene encoding crossover junction endodeoxyribonuclease RuvC, producing the protein MTLILGIDPGSRITGYGIVRDTGRGGCIYVASGCIRTGAGELHERLQIVYRGVREIIQTYGPITMGIEKVFMAKNADSALKLGQARGAAIVAGAEECLEIAEYTATQVKQAVVGTGAANKEQVQMMVMHMLKLTSKPQIDASDALAIAICHAHTRSSLLPHGLGTARSRGGRLRL; encoded by the coding sequence ATGACTTTAATTCTTGGTATCGACCCTGGCTCGCGCATCACCGGTTACGGGATTGTTCGCGATACCGGACGCGGCGGCTGCATTTATGTGGCCTCGGGCTGTATTCGCACAGGTGCTGGCGAATTGCATGAGCGTCTGCAGATTGTCTATCGCGGCGTGCGTGAAATCATCCAGACATATGGCCCGATAACCATGGGCATCGAAAAGGTATTCATGGCGAAGAACGCCGACTCTGCGTTGAAGCTCGGGCAGGCGCGCGGCGCAGCGATTGTTGCCGGCGCCGAAGAGTGTCTGGAAATTGCCGAGTACACGGCCACTCAGGTCAAGCAGGCCGTGGTCGGCACCGGCGCCGCCAATAAAGAGCAGGTGCAGATGATGGTCATGCACATGCTCAAGCTGACCAGCAAACCGCAAATCGATGCCTCGGACGCCCTGGCCATTGCCATTTGCCATGCACACACCCGTTCCAGTCTGCTGCCGCACGGCTTGGGAACGGCACGCAGTCGTGGCGGGCGCCTGCGTCTCTGA
- a CDS encoding YebC/PmpR family DNA-binding transcriptional regulator, which produces MAGHSKWANIKHRKERQDAKRGKIFTKWIRELTVAARQGGGDPGSNPRLRLALDKALSANMSRDIIDRAVARGAGATEADNVEELTYEGYGPGGVAVMVECMTDNRNRTAAAVRHAFSKCGGNLGTDGSVAYLFERKGQISFAPGVDEDALTEAALEADADDVVSHEDGSIDVFTSFTSFYAVRNALEAAGFKGDDAEIVMQPTTSAELDLDGAEKVLKLIDMLEDLDDVQNVYSNADIPEDVAAQLG; this is translated from the coding sequence ATGGCAGGTCATTCCAAGTGGGCGAACATCAAGCACCGCAAAGAACGTCAGGATGCCAAGAGAGGCAAGATCTTCACCAAGTGGATCCGTGAACTGACCGTTGCGGCCCGTCAGGGCGGCGGCGACCCGGGTTCCAACCCGCGTCTGCGCCTGGCGCTGGATAAAGCGCTGAGCGCGAACATGAGCCGTGACATCATCGACCGTGCCGTGGCGCGTGGCGCCGGTGCGACCGAAGCGGACAACGTTGAAGAGCTGACCTATGAAGGTTACGGCCCGGGCGGCGTAGCGGTGATGGTCGAGTGCATGACCGACAACCGCAACCGTACCGCTGCAGCCGTACGTCATGCATTCAGCAAGTGTGGCGGCAACCTCGGCACTGACGGTTCGGTGGCCTATCTGTTCGAACGCAAGGGCCAGATCAGCTTCGCCCCGGGCGTCGACGAAGATGCCCTGACCGAGGCGGCGCTGGAAGCCGATGCCGACGACGTGGTCAGCCATGAAGATGGCTCGATTGACGTGTTCACCTCGTTCACCAGCTTCTATGCCGTGCGCAACGCGCTGGAAGCGGCTGGCTTCAAGGGTGATGACGCAGAAATCGTCATGCAGCCGACCACCAGCGCCGAGCTGGATCTGGATGGCGCGGAGAAGGTGCTCAAGCTGATCGACATGCTCGAGGACCTGGATGACGTGCAGAACGTCTACTCCAACGCGGACATTCCGGAAGACGTGGCCGCTCAGCTCGGTTGA